A part of Melittangium boletus DSM 14713 genomic DNA contains:
- a CDS encoding PEGA domain-containing protein — translation MHNRFVYGALLLALVWASGPARAQDEGGFGLDLSGDSTPQAPLEQGEEPPPDTGSLGLDLSTGPSAELQPRLAFVGLETPERAGAAVSKRWLAWLQSAAFRTGRVVRAADPAEARKQLAADYASVVRCHEAACVTNAAETLDADLLTTARLALEDGGWTLRLWTYDRDRGVVEMDVVTGRKPAESAFFREAGAALAKRVTELARPRTLLKVSCNVSQAVVRVGERMLGVGNVEAKLPPGEVQLVVEADEYTTSTQTLTLVPGETKEVAVRLELNGPAPEGPGLDAVASVKKSRGASGPSVFSRPALYTTVLGLAAVGAGVALGMSLQGTGQGIDGEGVREITRAQYLAAQRKDVLATALMAGGGAVAAGSLVWLIVVPQRSGPVSSSVAPVAGGSSNQGMALHFVFGGSF, via the coding sequence ATGCATAACCGCTTCGTGTATGGAGCCCTGCTGCTGGCGCTCGTGTGGGCCTCCGGCCCGGCCCGCGCGCAGGATGAGGGCGGCTTCGGACTGGACCTCTCGGGTGACTCGACTCCCCAGGCGCCGCTCGAGCAGGGCGAGGAGCCGCCTCCGGACACCGGCTCGCTGGGCCTGGACCTGAGCACCGGTCCCAGCGCGGAGTTGCAGCCGCGCCTCGCCTTCGTGGGCCTGGAAACGCCCGAGCGCGCCGGGGCCGCGGTGTCCAAACGGTGGCTCGCCTGGTTGCAGTCGGCGGCGTTCCGCACCGGCCGGGTGGTGCGGGCGGCGGACCCGGCCGAGGCGCGCAAGCAGCTCGCGGCGGACTATGCCTCCGTGGTGCGCTGCCACGAGGCCGCGTGCGTGACGAACGCGGCGGAAACGCTCGACGCGGATCTGCTCACCACGGCCCGGCTGGCGCTGGAGGACGGGGGCTGGACGCTGCGGCTGTGGACGTATGACCGGGACCGGGGCGTGGTGGAGATGGACGTGGTGACGGGCCGCAAGCCGGCCGAGAGCGCCTTCTTCCGGGAGGCGGGCGCGGCGCTCGCCAAACGCGTGACGGAGCTGGCGCGGCCGCGCACCCTGCTCAAGGTGTCCTGCAACGTGTCCCAGGCGGTGGTGCGCGTGGGCGAGCGCATGCTGGGCGTGGGCAACGTCGAGGCGAAGCTGCCGCCCGGCGAGGTGCAGCTCGTGGTGGAGGCGGATGAGTACACGACCTCCACGCAGACGCTGACGCTCGTGCCGGGCGAGACGAAGGAAGTGGCGGTGCGGCTGGAGCTCAACGGCCCGGCGCCGGAAGGGCCCGGCCTGGACGCGGTGGCCAGCGTGAAGAAGTCCCGGGGCGCCTCGGGCCCCTCCGTGTTCAGCCGGCCCGCGCTCTACACCACGGTGCTGGGACTGGCGGCGGTGGGCGCGGGCGTGGCGCTCGGCATGAGCCTCCAGGGCACGGGCCAGGGCATCGACGGGGAAGGCGTGCGGGAGATTACCCGCGCCCAGTACCTGGCGGCCCAGCGCAAGGACGTGCTCGCCACGGCCCTCATGGCGGGAGGCGGCGCGGTGGCCGCGGGCAGTCTGGTGTGGCTCATCGTGGTGCCTCAGCGTTCCGGACCCGTGTCTTCCTCGGTGGCGCCCGTGGCGGGCGGCTCGAGCAACCAGGGCATGGCCCTGCACTTCGTGTTTGGCGGGAGCTTCTGA
- a CDS encoding serine/threonine-protein kinase has product MGGDDLIPGTVLSKDPRTTGAGGSSVAEHVLQPGDILGSYQLEQLLGEGSMGQVFQARHVRLGRQVALKVLRSAFAHDSTFVRRFFQEAHAVNQINHEHIVEIFDFVEDPAGGHVYCVMELLRGQCLSDVLQQEKLSLARIRRLMVQVCAALGAAHQLGVVHRDIKPDNLFVAHKNGQEDFVKVLDFGVAKVLTAEGLNGTLDGTIIGTPTYMSPEQAAGLPVDARADIYAVGTVLYELLSGRPPFVAPNFGQLMVKILTEAPPALPTLTPAGEPIPPALAHLTLRCLAKEPEARPEQLAEVITSLLMDSPGSSLLPPEERPTQPVRVPLALVARRPGTLLAAGLLAATVSGFGLWWASAPSGAPSASEAVVAAAPKPAPAPAPVSLTVRSVPEGARVVRADTGETLGVTPWVASLPWSASPLGLRVELAGYNPSEHKVSLEASATLEVPLVPVPTVAKPARDSRNTTRASTARKHSSGSRDAVIDPFAP; this is encoded by the coding sequence ATGGGCGGCGACGACCTCATCCCGGGTACGGTACTCTCCAAGGATCCCCGAACCACTGGTGCGGGCGGTTCATCGGTCGCGGAGCACGTGTTGCAGCCGGGTGACATCCTGGGCAGTTATCAGCTGGAGCAGCTCCTCGGAGAGGGCTCCATGGGGCAGGTCTTCCAGGCGCGCCACGTGCGCCTGGGGCGGCAGGTGGCACTCAAGGTGCTGCGCTCCGCCTTCGCCCACGACTCGACCTTCGTCCGGCGCTTCTTCCAGGAGGCGCACGCCGTCAATCAGATCAACCACGAGCACATCGTGGAGATCTTCGACTTCGTGGAGGACCCGGCGGGTGGCCACGTCTACTGCGTGATGGAGCTGCTGCGCGGCCAGTGCCTGTCGGACGTGCTCCAGCAGGAGAAGCTGAGCCTCGCGCGCATCCGCCGCCTCATGGTGCAGGTGTGCGCGGCGCTCGGGGCGGCGCATCAGCTCGGGGTGGTGCACCGGGACATCAAGCCGGACAACCTCTTCGTCGCCCACAAGAACGGCCAGGAGGACTTCGTCAAGGTGCTCGACTTCGGCGTGGCCAAGGTGCTCACCGCCGAGGGCCTCAACGGCACGTTGGACGGCACCATCATTGGTACGCCCACCTACATGTCGCCGGAGCAGGCCGCGGGGCTGCCCGTGGACGCCCGGGCGGACATCTACGCCGTGGGCACGGTGCTCTACGAGCTGCTCAGTGGACGGCCGCCCTTCGTGGCGCCCAACTTCGGCCAGCTCATGGTGAAGATCCTCACCGAGGCGCCACCCGCGCTGCCCACGCTCACGCCCGCCGGGGAGCCCATTCCCCCGGCGCTGGCCCACCTCACCCTGCGCTGCCTGGCCAAGGAGCCCGAGGCCCGGCCCGAGCAGCTCGCCGAGGTCATCACCTCGCTGTTGATGGATTCGCCCGGGTCGTCCTTGCTTCCACCGGAGGAGCGGCCCACCCAGCCCGTGCGCGTGCCCCTGGCGTTGGTCGCGCGGCGCCCGGGCACCCTGCTGGCCGCGGGGCTGCTGGCCGCGACCGTGTCGGGATTCGGACTGTGGTGGGCGAGCGCCCCGAGCGGCGCGCCCTCCGCCAGCGAGGCCGTGGTCGCGGCGGCCCCGAAGCCCGCGCCCGCGCCGGCGCCCGTATCCCTCACCGTGCGCTCCGTGCCCGAGGGGGCCCGGGTGGTGCGCGCCGACACGGGCGAGACGCTGGGCGTGACGCCCTGGGTGGCGAGCCTGCCGTGGTCGGCCTCGCCCCTGGGACTCCGGGTGGAGCTCGCGGGCTACAATCCGAGCGAGCACAAGGTTTCACTGGAGGCCTCCGCCACGCTCGAGGTGCCACTCGTGCCCGTGCCGACGGTGGCCAAGCCCGCGCGGGACTCGCGCAACACCACCCGTGCATCCACCGCGCGCAAACACTCCTCGGGAAGCCGTGATGCCGTCATCGATCCGTTCGCGCCCTGA
- a CDS encoding tetratricopeptide repeat protein: MLGLFALLLLALAPLTAHAAGDPRVEAQARAKFVEGNAAYEKADFQTALGAYLEAYRLMPLPGFLFNIAQCHRQLGRPERAAIFYRRYLAQSKRPPSNAPLVRELIAEMDAAAAKEPPKSVALRSQAEEVAARRAREDSERKRAVAATPPTPEVQSESLAKKWWVWAGAGAVAIVAGGVIYAATAPEPRPTTLGTIR, from the coding sequence TTGCTGGGGCTCTTCGCCCTGCTGCTGCTCGCCCTGGCTCCCCTGACCGCGCACGCGGCCGGGGACCCGCGAGTGGAAGCCCAGGCGCGTGCGAAGTTCGTCGAGGGCAACGCCGCCTACGAGAAGGCCGACTTCCAGACGGCGCTGGGGGCCTATCTCGAGGCCTACCGGTTGATGCCGTTGCCGGGCTTCCTGTTCAACATCGCCCAATGCCACCGGCAGCTGGGCCGGCCCGAGCGTGCCGCCATCTTCTACCGGCGCTACCTGGCGCAGTCCAAGCGCCCTCCGTCCAACGCACCCCTGGTGCGTGAGCTCATCGCGGAGATGGACGCGGCGGCGGCGAAGGAGCCTCCCAAGTCCGTCGCCCTGCGCTCCCAGGCGGAGGAGGTCGCCGCCCGACGCGCGCGCGAGGACAGCGAGCGCAAGCGCGCCGTGGCCGCCACGCCTCCCACCCCGGAAGTCCAGAGCGAGAGTCTGGCGAAGAAGTGGTGGGTGTGGGCGGGCGCGGGCGCCGTGGCCATCGTGGCTGGTGGCGTCATCTACGCGGCCACCGCGCCGGAGCCGCGGCCCACCACCCTGGGCACCATCCGCTGA
- a CDS encoding FHA domain-containing protein: protein MARSLLLSLLVRQHLALKEKFRARYPHYWLVWESGAWNVPEGGEQNHGATRLPNDELSDCLPAGDAMCFELNPGKDLLEIGRASHNAFVINDATVSREHLVLRARADGGWAVEARPQSGPALLEGQRLTPGQLHPLETGMHLQLGDVRLTFHDADSFHQRMADTAQLMLANQRGGQSRPA, encoded by the coding sequence ATGGCACGTTCCCTGTTGCTGTCGCTGCTCGTGCGGCAGCACCTCGCTCTGAAGGAGAAGTTCCGCGCCCGGTATCCCCACTACTGGCTGGTCTGGGAGTCAGGCGCGTGGAACGTCCCGGAAGGCGGTGAGCAGAACCACGGCGCCACCCGGCTGCCCAACGACGAGCTCAGTGACTGTCTGCCCGCCGGGGACGCCATGTGCTTCGAGCTGAACCCGGGCAAGGATCTGCTGGAGATCGGACGCGCTTCGCACAACGCCTTCGTCATCAACGACGCCACGGTGTCGCGAGAGCACCTGGTGTTGCGCGCCCGCGCGGACGGAGGCTGGGCGGTGGAAGCGCGCCCGCAGAGCGGCCCGGCCCTGCTCGAGGGCCAGAGACTCACGCCCGGCCAGCTCCACCCCTTGGAGACGGGCATGCACCTGCAACTGGGCGACGTGCGGCTCACCTTCCACGACGCGGACAGCTTCCACCAGCGCATGGCCGACACGGCCCAGTTGATGCTGGCCAATCAGCGCGGCGGACAGAGCCGCCCGGCCTGA
- a CDS encoding DUF4215 domain-containing protein, which yields MSACSPSEECGNGLVEGQEECDDGNRVDDDSCSNRCIRAQAAVCGNGVVEVGEACDDGNSTNGDGCQNDCTRTPPDQEVLHVCGNGIRETGEACDDGNRVDGDGCEHDCQVTPLVQEACGGVESLPQPPGGETCALVDAGEPGGARLFLGVVLLEGRTLQGGQVLVNREGTISCAACDCSSHPDAVGAMRLSCPQGVISPALINAHDHIDYQKAPVPSVEERYEHRHDWRPNGPVSPGHTKIPNGNLAKIDTILWAELRQVMAGTTAIASSGGRAGLLRDLSMDDSAAESYAQGGLHAPRLDFQTFPLDDNSGPVLANGCGYRRIDTPSVIPALGAYLPHVSEGIAETALNEFRCLSGQGDNSQNLMTGRTAIIHGIGVTAREVGLMAERGTGLIWSPRSNESLYGDTAQVSLYKQMGVGIALGTDWLQSGSMNMLRELQCADYLNQVQLAYTFTDEQLWRMATATAADLTLTGNKLGRIAPGRVADLAIFRLNAHARSPHRAVIAANPADVVLTLRAGKPLFGDKALVAALTTDKRCDALDVCGSAKTVCVKSETVSDAKKGEESGKSLADLQAANPSSYPLFFCGTPTDEPVCVPRRTATVASNVPASVNGSNLYNGVRRLGDSDGDGIEDSQDNCPIIFNPIRPLDNGKQADTDGDGVGDACDPCPLDAHGKSCLAYDPIDRDGDTLRNSDDNCPGTYNPLQEDSDFDGHGDACDLCPTANPEDTVCSVSIYAIKQPVNGKHPLVGTTVSIPSAVVTAVTGKNYYLQVPESERGPLGENWSGIYVYSSGSTPKVGDHLTITSANVAEFYGQIQLSGKVTFVKGAAVPMPSPIVVTPAQVATGGSRAAELEGVLVQLNEVSVTAHEPPLGSGDSAPSNEYVIDVSPATGGVRVNDFIYAYTSPPPVGSSFRWVRGVLELRNGHSKVEPRGAHDLLGPPPALQSFGAASGQFIRVSPACAADGCSLIAPSKLEVGLAGVDGEDVELTVSSSEPSALAVANGGRVIIPKGSTHAEVKLIPYTQAASVTLTASLWGAQLHTSVRVLGISEAPSLLSLSPNPLITAPGFPAPLTVALDIPAPEGATFSVAVAPELGSAPAAVAIAADATTASFTFLANKDAPTTATGSLFVQGTVGAQGSAETEVRFTADYPTLQSLTPATSTVVQGTPQEFTVTLNKVAEGDMAVALTAAPASAGVPFGTVPATVTVPRGSDSATFLFTADAKATSTGTVRASLGPSEATVSVTTRASYPKLASLTPAALRLPPGATRTLILTLDKAAEAGGFPVTFSLSSPELGTLDKQTVTIAEKAKTAEVTFTAGSVEMSGRFTASSPVGPGSTVSAEFLVAVPQPHVVISEISARGESAISDDFVELYNPTDADIDIGGWVLQYRTAGSTSTTVNYTNLKVIDAGKVINAHGYFLLTNNGYSGAVARDLSWGGTDISATAANVRLGTASVTTDPTVLTGVVDTVAFGSGRVLPEGRAFPAHPTGAGSIERKAFVASTSASMAAEGSDALKGNGYDSDDNYDDFVSRAARDPQNSASPTESPTGSSLP from the coding sequence TTGTCCGCGTGCTCCCCGTCCGAGGAATGCGGCAATGGCCTCGTCGAGGGACAAGAGGAATGTGACGACGGCAACCGGGTGGACGATGACTCCTGTTCCAACAGGTGTATTCGCGCCCAGGCGGCCGTGTGTGGCAACGGGGTGGTGGAGGTGGGCGAGGCCTGTGACGACGGCAACTCCACCAACGGGGATGGCTGCCAGAACGACTGCACCCGGACGCCGCCGGATCAGGAAGTGCTGCACGTCTGCGGCAATGGCATCCGGGAAACGGGCGAGGCGTGTGACGACGGCAACCGGGTGGATGGGGATGGGTGTGAGCACGACTGCCAGGTGACGCCGCTCGTGCAGGAGGCGTGTGGTGGCGTGGAGAGCCTGCCCCAGCCGCCCGGGGGTGAGACGTGCGCGCTGGTCGACGCGGGCGAGCCCGGGGGCGCGCGCCTCTTCCTGGGCGTGGTGCTGCTGGAGGGCAGGACGCTCCAGGGCGGCCAGGTGCTGGTGAACCGCGAGGGCACCATCTCCTGCGCGGCGTGCGATTGCTCGTCCCACCCGGATGCCGTGGGCGCGATGCGCCTGTCGTGCCCCCAGGGCGTCATCTCCCCGGCGCTCATCAACGCGCACGATCATATCGACTACCAGAAGGCCCCCGTGCCCTCGGTGGAGGAGCGCTACGAGCACCGCCATGACTGGCGCCCGAATGGCCCGGTGTCCCCCGGTCACACCAAGATTCCCAACGGAAACCTCGCGAAGATCGACACCATCCTCTGGGCGGAGCTGCGCCAGGTGATGGCCGGCACCACCGCCATCGCCAGCAGCGGCGGCCGGGCGGGCTTGCTGCGCGACCTGAGCATGGACGACTCGGCGGCCGAGAGCTACGCCCAGGGCGGCCTGCACGCGCCCCGCCTGGACTTCCAGACGTTCCCCCTGGATGACAACTCTGGTCCTGTGCTCGCGAATGGCTGTGGCTACAGGCGCATCGACACGCCGAGCGTCATTCCCGCGCTGGGGGCCTACCTGCCGCACGTGTCCGAGGGCATCGCCGAGACGGCGCTCAACGAGTTCCGCTGCCTGTCCGGGCAGGGGGACAACAGCCAGAACCTGATGACGGGGCGCACGGCCATCATCCACGGCATCGGCGTGACGGCCCGGGAAGTGGGCTTGATGGCGGAGCGGGGCACGGGCCTCATCTGGTCGCCCCGCTCCAACGAGTCGCTGTACGGCGACACGGCCCAGGTGTCGCTCTACAAACAGATGGGCGTGGGCATCGCGCTGGGCACGGACTGGTTGCAGTCCGGCTCCATGAACATGCTGCGCGAGCTGCAGTGCGCGGACTACCTCAACCAGGTGCAGCTCGCGTACACCTTCACCGACGAGCAGCTCTGGCGCATGGCCACCGCGACCGCCGCGGACCTGACGCTCACGGGCAACAAGCTGGGCCGCATCGCCCCGGGCAGGGTGGCGGACCTGGCCATCTTCCGGCTCAACGCGCATGCCCGCTCGCCCCACCGCGCCGTCATCGCCGCCAACCCCGCGGACGTGGTGCTCACCCTGCGCGCGGGCAAGCCGCTCTTCGGCGACAAGGCCCTGGTGGCCGCGCTGACGACCGACAAGCGCTGTGACGCGCTGGACGTGTGCGGCTCGGCCAAGACGGTGTGCGTGAAGTCCGAGACCGTCTCCGATGCCAAGAAGGGAGAGGAGAGCGGCAAGAGCCTCGCGGACCTCCAGGCGGCCAACCCCTCCTCCTATCCGCTCTTCTTCTGTGGCACGCCCACGGACGAGCCCGTCTGCGTCCCCCGGCGTACCGCCACCGTTGCCTCCAACGTGCCCGCCTCCGTCAACGGCTCCAACCTCTACAACGGCGTGCGGCGGCTCGGCGACTCCGATGGCGATGGCATCGAGGACAGCCAGGACAACTGCCCCATCATCTTCAACCCCATCCGCCCCCTGGACAACGGCAAGCAGGCCGATACGGACGGCGATGGCGTGGGCGATGCGTGCGACCCGTGCCCGCTCGATGCCCACGGCAAGAGCTGCCTGGCGTACGACCCCATCGATCGGGACGGCGACACCCTCCGCAACTCCGACGACAACTGCCCGGGCACGTACAACCCGCTTCAGGAGGACTCGGACTTCGACGGCCACGGTGACGCGTGCGATCTCTGTCCCACGGCCAATCCCGAGGACACGGTCTGCTCGGTCTCCATCTACGCCATCAAGCAGCCGGTCAACGGCAAGCACCCGCTGGTGGGCACCACGGTCTCCATTCCCAGCGCCGTGGTGACGGCCGTGACGGGCAAGAACTACTACCTCCAGGTGCCCGAGTCCGAGCGCGGCCCCCTGGGCGAGAACTGGTCCGGCATCTACGTCTACTCCTCCGGGAGCACGCCCAAGGTGGGCGACCACCTCACCATCACGTCCGCCAACGTGGCGGAGTTCTACGGGCAGATCCAACTGAGCGGCAAGGTCACCTTCGTCAAGGGCGCGGCCGTGCCCATGCCCTCGCCCATCGTCGTCACTCCGGCGCAGGTGGCCACGGGCGGCTCGCGTGCCGCGGAGCTCGAGGGCGTGCTGGTGCAGCTCAACGAGGTCTCCGTGACCGCCCATGAGCCGCCCCTCGGCTCGGGCGACAGTGCTCCGAGCAACGAGTACGTCATCGACGTGTCCCCGGCGACGGGCGGCGTGCGCGTGAACGACTTCATCTACGCCTACACGTCCCCGCCCCCCGTGGGCTCGAGCTTCCGCTGGGTGCGCGGCGTGCTGGAGCTGCGCAATGGCCACTCCAAGGTGGAGCCGCGCGGTGCCCATGATCTGCTCGGGCCGCCGCCCGCGCTCCAGTCCTTCGGCGCCGCCTCGGGCCAGTTCATCCGGGTGAGCCCCGCGTGCGCCGCGGACGGGTGCTCGCTCATCGCCCCCTCGAAGCTCGAGGTGGGACTGGCCGGGGTCGATGGCGAGGACGTGGAGCTCACCGTCTCCTCCAGTGAGCCGAGCGCGCTCGCGGTGGCCAACGGGGGCCGGGTCATCATCCCCAAGGGCTCGACCCACGCCGAGGTGAAGCTGATTCCGTATACCCAGGCGGCCTCCGTGACGCTGACCGCCTCGCTCTGGGGCGCCCAGTTGCACACGTCGGTGCGCGTGCTGGGGATTTCCGAGGCCCCCTCGCTCCTCTCCCTGTCACCCAATCCCCTCATCACCGCGCCGGGCTTTCCCGCCCCGCTGACGGTCGCCCTGGACATCCCCGCGCCCGAGGGCGCGACATTCAGTGTCGCCGTGGCGCCGGAGCTTGGCTCGGCACCCGCGGCGGTGGCCATCGCGGCCGATGCCACCACGGCCTCCTTCACCTTCCTGGCGAACAAGGACGCGCCCACCACGGCCACGGGCTCCCTCTTCGTTCAGGGGACGGTGGGGGCTCAGGGCTCCGCCGAGACCGAGGTCCGCTTCACCGCCGACTACCCGACGCTCCAGTCGCTCACGCCCGCGACCTCCACCGTCGTCCAGGGCACCCCCCAGGAGTTCACGGTGACGCTGAACAAGGTGGCCGAGGGCGACATGGCCGTGGCCCTCACCGCGGCGCCCGCCAGCGCCGGTGTCCCCTTCGGCACCGTGCCCGCCACGGTGACGGTGCCCCGGGGAAGCGACTCGGCCACCTTCCTCTTCACCGCGGATGCGAAGGCCACCAGCACGGGGACGGTGCGCGCGTCGCTCGGGCCCTCCGAGGCCACCGTGTCCGTGACGACGCGGGCCTCGTACCCGAAGCTCGCCAGCCTCACTCCCGCCGCGCTCCGGCTGCCTCCGGGCGCCACGCGCACGCTCATCCTGACGCTCGACAAGGCCGCCGAGGCCGGTGGGTTCCCGGTGACGTTCTCGCTCTCGTCCCCGGAATTGGGAACGCTCGACAAGCAGACCGTGACCATCGCCGAGAAGGCCAAGACGGCCGAGGTGACCTTCACCGCGGGCTCGGTGGAGATGAGCGGCCGGTTCACCGCCTCCAGCCCCGTGGGACCGGGCAGCACGGTGTCCGCGGAGTTCCTGGTGGCGGTGCCTCAGCCGCACGTGGTCATCAGCGAGATCAGCGCGCGCGGTGAGTCCGCCATCTCGGATGACTTCGTCGAGCTGTACAACCCGACCGACGCGGACATCGACATCGGTGGTTGGGTTCTCCAGTACCGCACCGCGGGTTCGACCAGCACCACGGTCAACTACACCAACCTCAAGGTCATCGACGCCGGCAAGGTCATCAATGCGCACGGCTACTTCCTGCTCACCAACAATGGGTACTCGGGCGCCGTCGCGCGGGACCTCTCCTGGGGAGGCACGGACATCTCGGCCACCGCCGCCAACGTCCGGCTTGGCACGGCCTCGGTCACGACGGATCCCACCGTGTTGACCGGCGTCGTGGACACCGTGGCCTTCGGCTCGGGCCGCGTGCTTCCCGAGGGCCGTGCCTTCCCCGCCCACCCCACGGGCGCGGGCAGCATCGAGCGCAAGGCCTTCGTGGCCTCGACGAGCGCGAGCATGGCGGCGGAGGGCTCGGACGCGCTGAAGGGCAACGGGTACGACTCGGACGACAATTACGACGACTTCGTGTCGCGCGCCGCCCGGGATCCGCAGAACTCCGCGAGCCCGACGGAGAGTCCCACCGGGAGTTCGCTCCCGTAG
- a CDS encoding metallophosphoesterase, which yields MPIPPRLLIFFGVLSLLVVSSHIYLYRRLVRDTSRHLLWRRVGLVLWSVLGATLVTARPLSALLPSGVTAVLSQFSWYWMGVATYLLLTVMTVGGVRGIADWIARRRAAPAAVPAPVSEERRELLARAGAGVALAATGGFSGYGMWRAFHPPVVNEVAVKLPGLPRALDGFTIVQLSDIHVGPLIQRRFMDELVARTNALKGDLVCITGDLVDGSVEELGPAAAALRELRSRHGTFFCTGNHEYLSGDLEWCEALPRMGVTVLRNRYVRVGDAGASFDLVGVDDWAAARSGFAQRQYDLTAATAGRDPSRASVLLAHQPAGWREQAQKAGMGLQLSGHTHGGQFFPFTRVVAAVWEHDAGFFREGDHSLYVSRGTGFWGPPLRVAAPPEIVKVTLLAG from the coding sequence ATGCCTATTCCCCCTCGGCTCCTCATCTTCTTCGGCGTCCTGTCGCTCCTGGTGGTGAGCAGTCACATCTACCTGTACCGGCGCCTCGTGCGCGACACGAGCCGTCATCTCCTCTGGCGGCGCGTGGGCCTGGTGCTCTGGAGCGTGCTGGGCGCGACCTTGGTCACCGCCCGGCCGCTCTCCGCCCTGTTGCCCTCGGGGGTGACGGCCGTCCTGTCCCAGTTCAGCTGGTACTGGATGGGCGTGGCCACCTACCTGCTGCTCACGGTGATGACGGTCGGAGGAGTACGCGGTATCGCCGATTGGATCGCCCGGCGGCGCGCGGCCCCCGCGGCCGTGCCCGCGCCCGTGTCCGAGGAGCGGCGTGAACTGCTCGCGCGAGCGGGTGCCGGCGTGGCGCTGGCGGCCACGGGAGGATTCAGCGGCTACGGCATGTGGCGCGCCTTCCACCCGCCCGTGGTGAACGAGGTGGCGGTGAAGCTGCCGGGGCTGCCCCGCGCGCTCGATGGCTTCACGATCGTCCAGTTGAGCGACATCCACGTGGGCCCGCTCATCCAGCGCCGCTTCATGGACGAGCTGGTGGCGCGCACCAACGCGCTCAAGGGGGACCTGGTGTGCATCACCGGGGACCTGGTGGACGGGAGCGTGGAGGAGCTGGGGCCCGCCGCGGCGGCACTGCGGGAGCTGCGCTCGCGCCATGGCACGTTCTTCTGCACGGGCAACCACGAGTACTTGTCCGGGGACCTGGAATGGTGCGAGGCCCTTCCCCGCATGGGCGTGACGGTGCTGCGCAACCGCTACGTGCGCGTGGGTGACGCCGGCGCCTCGTTCGACCTGGTGGGCGTGGACGACTGGGCGGCGGCCCGCTCGGGCTTCGCCCAGCGCCAGTACGACCTGACGGCGGCCACGGCGGGGAGGGACCCATCCCGGGCCTCGGTGCTGCTCGCGCACCAACCCGCGGGCTGGCGGGAGCAGGCGCAGAAGGCGGGCATGGGCCTGCAACTGTCCGGACACACCCACGGCGGCCAGTTCTTCCCCTTCACCCGGGTGGTCGCGGCCGTCTGGGAACACGACGCCGGCTTCTTCCGCGAGGGAGACCACTCCCTCTACGTGAGCCGGGGTACGGGCTTCTGGGGCCCTCCGCTGCGGGTGGCCGCACCGCCGGAGATCGTCAAGGTGACCCTGCTCGCGGGCTGA
- a CDS encoding TIGR01777 family oxidoreductase, which yields MKVAVTGASGFLGPSLVQRLLERGHGVHVLARDVKRTLGRLPSGVTGSYYDTITPLSPDALAGAEAVIHLAGEPVSQRWTENARRRIQESRVVGTRMLVEAMRAAGTVRRFVSASAAGYYGADRGAEPLTETGSPGEDFLAQVCRAWEAEALEADAAGIPTVVPRFGVVLHPSGGALKKMLPAFRMGVGGRMGSGKQYLSWIHRDDAVGLLLFALEREELRGPLNVTAPEPVTNADFAHTLGATLHRPSLLPVPSLALKGLFGEMSLIVLGGQRVLPRAALEAGYSFQYAELAPALRSLLT from the coding sequence ATGAAGGTGGCCGTCACCGGCGCGAGCGGCTTCCTGGGTCCGTCCCTTGTTCAACGTTTGTTGGAACGAGGCCATGGCGTGCATGTGCTGGCGCGGGACGTGAAGCGCACGCTCGGACGGCTTCCCTCGGGAGTGACGGGCTCCTACTACGACACCATCACCCCGCTGTCGCCGGACGCGCTCGCGGGCGCGGAGGCGGTGATCCACCTGGCGGGCGAGCCGGTCTCCCAGCGCTGGACGGAGAACGCGCGCCGGCGCATCCAGGAGAGCCGGGTGGTGGGCACGCGGATGCTCGTGGAGGCCATGCGGGCGGCGGGCACGGTGCGCCGCTTCGTGTCCGCCTCGGCCGCGGGCTACTACGGAGCGGACCGGGGCGCGGAGCCCCTGACGGAGACGGGCTCGCCCGGAGAGGACTTCCTCGCGCAGGTATGCCGGGCGTGGGAAGCCGAGGCGCTGGAGGCGGACGCGGCGGGCATCCCCACGGTGGTGCCGCGCTTCGGCGTGGTGCTGCACCCCTCCGGCGGTGCCCTGAAGAAGATGCTGCCCGCCTTCCGCATGGGCGTGGGGGGCCGCATGGGCTCGGGCAAGCAGTACCTCAGTTGGATCCACCGCGACGACGCCGTGGGCCTGCTGCTCTTCGCGCTGGAGCGGGAGGAGCTGAGGGGGCCCCTCAACGTGACGGCGCCCGAGCCGGTGACGAACGCGGACTTCGCGCACACGCTCGGGGCGACGCTCCACCGGCCGTCGCTGCTGCCCGTGCCCTCCTTGGCGTTGAAGGGCCTGTTCGGGGAGATGTCCCTCATCGTGCTGGGGGGCCAGCGCGTCCTGCCCCGCGCCGCCCTGGAGGCGGGGTACTCGTTCCAATACGCCGAGCTGGCGCCCGCCCTGCGCTCGCTGCTGACTTAG